One stretch of Eretmochelys imbricata isolate rEreImb1 chromosome 1, rEreImb1.hap1, whole genome shotgun sequence DNA includes these proteins:
- the KCNJ15 gene encoding ATP-sensitive inward rectifier potassium channel 15, producing MGTTQINTSSAPLINSIISADLKTHRPRVMSKNGHSNVRIDKVDGIYLLYLQDLWTTVIDMKWRYKLTLFAATFVMTWFLFGVIYYAIAFLHGDLERDPFPPKHMPCVKEVNSLTGAFLFSLESQTTIGYGFRFITEECPHAIFLLVAQLVITTLIEIFITGTFLAKIARPKKRAETIKFSHCAVITKHNGELCLVIRVANMRKSLLIQCQLSGKLLQTYETKEGERILLNQASVKFHVDSSSESPFLILPLTFYHILDESSPLRDLTPQNLKEKDFELVVLLNATVESTSAVCQSRTSYIPEEIHWGYEFVPVVSLSQNGKYVADFSQFEQIRRSVDTTFYSMDSEKQKLEERYRQEDERERGLRTMLLQQSNV from the coding sequence CAGCAATGTGAGAATTGACAAAGTAGATGGTATATACCTGCTTTACCTTCAAGATTTGTGGACAACAGTTATAGACATGAAGTGGAGATACAAACTTACCCTGTTTGCTGCTACTTTTGTGATGACCTGGTTCCTCTTTGGAGTTATCTATTATGCCATTGCATTTCTTCATGGAGATTTAGAAAGGGATCCTTTCCCCCCCAAACATATGCCTTGTGTCAAGGAAGTAAACTCACTAACGGGGGCATTTCTCTTTTCTTTGGAGTCACAGACAACTATTGGTTATGGCTTCCGTTTCATCACAGAGGAGTGCCCTCATGCCATATTCCTCCTGGTTGCTCAGCTGGTCATCACAACTTTGATTGAGATCTTTATCACTGGTACCTTCTTGGCCAAAATTGCAAGACCCAAAAAACGGGCTGAGACTATTAAGTTCAGTCATTGTGCTGTAATTACCAAACACAATGGAGAGCTTTGCCTTGTGATCAGAGTGGCAAATATGAGGAAGAGCCTTCTGATTCAGTGTCAGCTGTCTGGGAAGCTTCTTCAAACCTATGAAACCAAAGAAGGGGAGAGAATCCTGCTCAACCAAGCCAGTGTCAAATTCCATGTTGACTCCTCTTCAGAAAGTCCTTTTCTCATTTTACCTTTAACCTTTTATCATATATTGGATGAAAGTAGCCCTTTAAGAGATCTCACACCCCAAAacctaaaagaaaaggattttGAACTGGTTGTCCTCTTGAATGCCACAGTAGAATCCACTAGTGCCGTCTGCCAAAGCAGAACTTCTTATATCCCAGAGGAGATCCACTGGGGTTATGAGTTTGTACCTgtggtttctctctctcaaaatggtAAATATGTTGCTGATTTTAGTCAGTTTGAGCAAATCAGAAGAAGTGTAGACACTACTTTTTATAGCATGGACTCTGAAAAACAGAAACTAGAAGAGAGATACAGACAGgaagatgaaagagagagaggactgAGAACAATGTTGTTACAGCAAAGCAATGTTT